A DNA window from Candidatus Sulfidibacterium hydrothermale contains the following coding sequences:
- a CDS encoding endonuclease domain-containing protein: protein MRRKILPYNPRLKGLAKALRKNMTFSEVLLWNELKQKKMKGYDFDRQRPIDNYIVDFYCKDLMLAIEIDGISHDFEDVLVKDEIRQQKLEKMGVRFLRFDDHEVRKDMPNVLRTIELWIEEQEQKR from the coding sequence ATGCGCCGGAAAATATTACCATACAATCCACGGCTAAAAGGATTGGCCAAAGCTTTACGAAAAAACATGACTTTCTCAGAAGTTCTTCTTTGGAATGAACTCAAGCAAAAGAAAATGAAAGGATATGATTTTGACCGACAACGGCCTATTGACAACTACATTGTCGACTTTTACTGTAAAGATTTAATGCTTGCCATTGAAATCGACGGTATCAGCCATGACTTTGAAGATGTTCTTGTTAAGGATGAAATACGGCAGCAGAAATTAGAAAAAATGGGGGTCCGTTTTTTACGATTTGATGATCATGAGGTACGAAAAGATATGCCCAATGTTTTAAGAACCATTGAACTGTGGATTGAAGAGCAAGAACAAAAAAGATAG
- a CDS encoding formimidoylglutamase yields the protein MDIEMYFEPLEKSVITVTGSADNFFVADLIKPFTRESGFPDLSDVNIALVGVLEDRKALKNKGCAKAPDKIRSQLYPLLSHWNHLKIADLGNIKQGNSIEDTYFAVKEVTASLIRKNILTIIIGGSQDLTYANYLAYENIGRVINIAAMDAVFDLGQDEEELNARSYLSRIIMHQPNFLFNYTNIGYQSYFVNRDALQLMKNLFFEINRLGNVRADISETEPMVRNADMMSIDISAIRAADAPGSYYAGPNGLNGEEACRICRYAGMNDKLTSIGFYEYNPDYDHRELTAQLTAQMIWYFLDGVANRQNDIPHKNSKDFIRFRVYLDDYKEELFFLKSKKTDRWWIEIPVESKTGKGTLKYPYTPCSYADYQQALNQELPDRWWRLQQKLM from the coding sequence ATGGATATTGAAATGTATTTTGAACCGCTGGAGAAATCGGTGATTACCGTTACCGGCTCTGCTGACAATTTTTTTGTGGCTGATTTGATCAAACCGTTTACCCGGGAGTCTGGTTTTCCGGATTTGTCCGATGTGAATATTGCCCTTGTGGGCGTGTTGGAAGATCGCAAAGCCCTGAAAAATAAAGGTTGTGCCAAGGCTCCGGATAAAATCAGATCCCAGTTGTATCCTTTGTTATCCCACTGGAATCATTTAAAAATAGCTGATTTGGGAAATATTAAACAAGGAAATTCCATTGAAGACACCTATTTTGCCGTAAAAGAAGTAACGGCTTCGCTAATCCGGAAAAATATCCTTACCATAATTATTGGCGGAAGCCAGGATTTAACGTATGCCAACTACCTGGCGTATGAAAATATCGGACGGGTGATTAATATTGCGGCAATGGACGCAGTTTTTGATTTAGGACAGGATGAAGAAGAGTTGAATGCCCGGTCGTATCTGAGTCGTATCATCATGCATCAGCCCAATTTTCTGTTTAATTATACGAATATTGGTTATCAGAGTTATTTCGTCAATCGTGATGCATTGCAGCTGATGAAAAATCTTTTCTTCGAGATCAACAGGCTGGGAAATGTACGTGCTGATATCAGCGAAACGGAACCGATGGTTCGTAATGCGGATATGATGAGCATTGATATTTCTGCCATTCGTGCTGCCGATGCCCCGGGGAGCTATTATGCCGGTCCCAACGGATTGAATGGAGAAGAAGCCTGCCGTATTTGCCGCTATGCCGGTATGAATGATAAGCTGACCAGTATCGGGTTTTATGAATATAATCCGGATTACGATCACCGGGAACTGACAGCTCAACTGACTGCACAGATGATTTGGTATTTTCTGGACGGAGTGGCCAATCGTCAAAATGATATTCCGCATAAAAACAGTAAGGATTTTATCCGGTTTCGTGTATACCTCGACGATTATAAAGAGGAGCTTTTCTTTTTAAAAAGTAAAAAAACCGACCGGTGGTGGATAGAAATTCCTGTGGAAAGTAAAACCGGAAAAGGAACCTTGAAGTATCCTTATACCCCCTGTTCGTATGCCGATTACCAACAAGCCCTGAATCAGGAGTTGCCGGATCGCTGGTGGCGGCTACAGCAAAAGCTGATGTAG
- the metH gene encoding methionine synthase, protein MPTDKAITINTMTKTKPDIREELKKRVLVLDGAMGTMIQRYHLEEKDYRGERFKNVKQLLKGNNDLLNITQPHIIREIHEQYLEAGADIIETNTFNGTRISQSDYGLEKYVDEMNFQAARIAREAADKFTKKTPDKPRFVAGAMGPTNKTASMSPKVNDPGYRDVTFDDLMKDYYAQASALLKGGADILLVETIFDTLNAKAALFAIEKIMEEKGEKIPVMVSGTITDNSGRTLSGQTLEAFFTSIKHIELLSVGLNCSLGAEQMRPYLAELSRIAPFPVSVYPNAGLPNQFGEYDESPHKMAGHIKEFLDNRYANIVGGCCGTTPEHIREMVQLAEKAQTRQIPPARHVTELSGLEPVVIDKNKNFVNIGERTNVSGSRRFARLIREGKYEEALSVARDQVENGAQILDVSMDDGMLDAKTEMVKFLNMMASDPEISRLPVMIDSSKWEVIEAGLKCLQGKGIVNSISLKNGEEEFLEHARIIRDFGAAVVVMAFDEKGQAATYEDRIRVCKRAYDLLTQKIAFPPEDIIFDPNILAIGTGMEEHSNYAVDFIKATRWIKENLPYARVSGGVSNLSFAFRGNNTVREAINSVFLYHAIKAGMDMGIVNPGMLQVYDEIEPELRTLAEDVILNRRKDATERLLAFAEKIKDKSGKKVVKDNAWRKEPVEKRLEHALIKGITEYIEEDVEEARKKYPRALHVIEQPLMAGMNRVGDLFGEGKMFLPQVVKSARVMKQAVSYLLPYIEAEKEEGDTANAGKVVLATVKGDVHDIGKNIVGVVLSCNNYEVIDLGVMVPAEKILEIAENEKADVVGLSGLITPSLEEMVHVAGEMKRKGLKMPLLIGGATTSAIHTAVKIAPGYDQPVIHVRDASKVTGVLSRLFSPSEREKFVDEIQRSYEKLRNDHFGRQQKKEYISLQEARDNRLKIEWKKEDLAVPRFTGIQYFDDYPLEDLVPFIDWTFFFHTWKITGKYPAIFDDPVKGEEARKLYNDGKKMLDRILSEKWLQARGAIGIFAAQAVGDSVEVFSTDQKEKLADFHFLRNQEKKEPGVPNLCLSDFIAPRETGLTDYLGFFALTTGIGIEKHLQKFEKEGDDYQAIMLKVMADRLAEAFAEQMHWRIRKEIWGYAPDENLEVKNILREKYRGIRPAPGYPACPEHSEKKTLFDLLQAEEKTGIQLTENFAMYPAASVSGYYFAHPEARYFNVGRLLPDQIEDYARRKNLPVEKVKILLNMNLAEKE, encoded by the coding sequence ATGCCGACGGACAAAGCCATAACTATCAATACCATGACCAAAACCAAACCAGACATACGGGAAGAATTAAAAAAACGGGTACTTGTTTTGGATGGTGCCATGGGCACCATGATTCAACGGTATCATCTGGAAGAGAAAGACTACCGGGGCGAACGTTTTAAAAACGTGAAACAATTGCTCAAAGGCAATAATGACCTGCTCAACATCACGCAACCGCATATTATCCGCGAAATTCACGAACAATACCTTGAGGCCGGAGCCGATATTATCGAAACCAACACCTTTAACGGAACCCGTATTTCGCAAAGCGATTACGGTTTGGAAAAATATGTGGACGAAATGAACTTTCAGGCTGCCCGGATTGCCCGTGAAGCCGCTGATAAATTTACCAAAAAAACGCCGGACAAACCCCGTTTTGTTGCCGGAGCCATGGGCCCGACCAACAAAACCGCTTCCATGTCTCCCAAAGTCAACGACCCTGGCTACCGCGATGTCACTTTCGACGATCTCATGAAAGATTACTATGCACAGGCTTCCGCTTTGCTGAAAGGAGGTGCTGACATCTTGCTCGTCGAAACCATTTTTGACACCCTTAATGCCAAAGCGGCGCTTTTTGCCATCGAAAAGATCATGGAAGAAAAAGGGGAGAAAATTCCGGTAATGGTCTCTGGAACCATCACCGACAACAGCGGGCGAACCCTGTCAGGACAAACACTGGAAGCTTTTTTTACTTCCATCAAGCATATCGAATTGCTCAGCGTCGGGTTAAATTGCTCTCTGGGCGCCGAGCAAATGCGGCCTTATCTGGCTGAATTATCACGTATTGCTCCTTTTCCCGTGAGCGTTTACCCCAATGCCGGATTGCCTAACCAATTTGGTGAATACGATGAAAGTCCGCACAAAATGGCCGGCCACATCAAAGAGTTTCTCGACAACCGGTATGCCAATATTGTCGGCGGTTGCTGCGGGACTACGCCGGAGCATATCCGGGAAATGGTACAACTGGCCGAAAAAGCACAAACGCGCCAGATTCCTCCTGCCCGTCATGTCACCGAGCTTAGTGGCCTGGAACCGGTGGTTATCGACAAAAACAAAAACTTTGTCAATATTGGCGAACGGACCAATGTAAGCGGTTCCCGCCGGTTTGCCCGCCTTATCCGCGAAGGAAAATATGAAGAAGCGCTGTCTGTTGCCCGCGATCAGGTAGAAAACGGAGCTCAAATTCTGGATGTAAGCATGGACGACGGGATGCTGGACGCCAAAACCGAAATGGTGAAATTCCTGAACATGATGGCTTCCGACCCGGAAATCTCCAGGCTGCCTGTGATGATCGACTCTTCCAAATGGGAAGTTATTGAGGCCGGATTGAAATGTTTGCAGGGAAAAGGAATTGTAAATTCCATCAGCCTGAAAAACGGCGAAGAAGAGTTTCTGGAGCATGCCCGTATTATTCGTGATTTTGGAGCAGCTGTTGTGGTAATGGCTTTTGACGAAAAAGGACAAGCAGCGACCTACGAAGACCGTATCCGGGTTTGTAAAAGGGCTTACGACCTGTTAACACAAAAAATAGCCTTTCCGCCCGAAGACATCATTTTCGATCCCAACATTTTGGCCATCGGCACCGGAATGGAAGAACACAGCAACTACGCCGTAGATTTTATCAAAGCCACCCGGTGGATTAAAGAAAATCTTCCGTATGCCCGGGTGAGCGGCGGCGTCAGCAACCTCTCGTTTGCTTTTCGTGGCAATAATACCGTACGCGAAGCCATTAATTCGGTATTTCTCTACCATGCGATCAAAGCCGGAATGGACATGGGCATTGTTAACCCCGGGATGCTGCAGGTTTACGATGAGATAGAACCTGAACTGCGGACACTGGCTGAAGATGTAATACTTAACCGCCGGAAAGATGCAACCGAAAGGCTTCTGGCTTTTGCAGAAAAAATAAAAGACAAAAGCGGGAAAAAAGTTGTAAAAGACAATGCCTGGCGTAAAGAACCCGTGGAAAAAAGGCTGGAACATGCACTGATAAAAGGAATCACCGAATACATCGAAGAAGATGTGGAAGAAGCCCGGAAAAAATATCCGAGAGCACTTCATGTGATTGAACAACCGCTGATGGCCGGGATGAATCGTGTGGGCGACCTTTTTGGAGAAGGAAAAATGTTTTTGCCCCAGGTGGTAAAAAGTGCCCGGGTGATGAAACAAGCCGTATCGTATCTGCTGCCCTATATCGAGGCGGAAAAAGAAGAAGGCGATACGGCCAACGCCGGAAAAGTGGTGCTGGCAACCGTGAAAGGCGATGTGCATGATATCGGAAAAAACATCGTGGGCGTGGTTCTCTCGTGTAACAACTATGAAGTAATTGATTTGGGCGTCATGGTCCCTGCCGAAAAAATCCTGGAAATTGCAGAAAACGAAAAAGCTGACGTTGTCGGTCTCAGCGGCTTGATCACCCCGTCGCTGGAAGAAATGGTACATGTTGCCGGCGAGATGAAACGCAAAGGATTAAAAATGCCGCTGCTCATCGGCGGTGCTACCACTTCAGCCATTCATACCGCTGTAAAAATTGCTCCGGGATACGACCAGCCGGTCATTCATGTACGTGATGCTTCTAAAGTTACCGGCGTGCTTTCCCGGCTGTTTTCTCCTTCTGAACGAGAAAAATTCGTTGACGAAATTCAGCGTTCTTATGAAAAACTAAGAAACGATCATTTTGGCCGGCAACAAAAGAAGGAATACATCAGCCTGCAGGAAGCCCGTGATAACCGGTTGAAAATTGAATGGAAAAAAGAAGATCTTGCTGTTCCCCGGTTTACGGGAATACAATATTTTGATGATTATCCTTTGGAAGATTTGGTTCCTTTTATCGACTGGACTTTCTTTTTCCATACCTGGAAGATCACCGGAAAATATCCGGCTATTTTTGATGATCCGGTCAAGGGGGAAGAAGCCCGGAAACTTTACAACGACGGCAAAAAGATGCTGGACCGTATCCTTTCGGAGAAGTGGTTACAAGCACGTGGAGCCATTGGCATTTTTGCTGCCCAGGCTGTCGGAGACAGTGTGGAAGTTTTTTCAACCGACCAAAAAGAAAAACTGGCTGATTTTCACTTTCTGCGCAATCAGGAGAAAAAAGAGCCCGGCGTTCCCAATCTTTGTCTTTCTGACTTCATTGCTCCCCGCGAAACCGGTTTAACCGATTATCTGGGCTTTTTTGCCCTGACTACCGGCATCGGTATCGAGAAACACCTTCAAAAATTTGAAAAAGAGGGAGATGACTACCAAGCCATTATGTTAAAAGTAATGGCTGACCGGCTGGCAGAAGCTTTTGCTGAACAAATGCACTGGCGTATCCGGAAAGAGATTTGGGGTTATGCTCCGGATGAAAATCTGGAGGTTAAAAATATTCTCCGTGAAAAATACCGCGGAATCCGTCCGGCACCGGGCTATCCTGCCTGCCCCGAACATTCCGAAAAAAAGACACTTTTTGATCTGCTACAGGCAGAAGAAAAAACCGGTATCCAGCTCACCGAGAATTTTGCCATGTATCCGGCAGCTTCGGTCAGCGGATACTACTTTGCCCATCCGGAAGCCCGTTATTTCAATGTGGGCCGGCTCTTGCCCGACCAGATAGAAGATTATGCCCGCCGGAAAAATCTTCCGGTAGAAAAAGTCAAAATATTACTGAACATGAATCTTGCGGAAAAAGAATAA
- the metF gene encoding methylenetetrahydrofolate reductase [NAD(P)H], whose amino-acid sequence MNEPKVTEYIAAADKALFSFELLPPLKGQDFSAIQKAIDPLIEFNPAFINITYHQQEVVYDTLDNGLMRKRTVRKRPGTVGISAAIKYRYGIPVVPHIICGGFTREETENALIDLNFLGIKNLLVVRGDPPVGMKNFVPEPEGNEHALDLVKQIADLNKGHYLEKDIKNNRATDFCIGVAGYPEKHNESPNRESDLHFLKKKIEAGAEYIVTQMFFDNQKYFDFVKSCRAKGIDVPIIPGLKPITSKSQMISLPQTFHVDLPETLVKEMLKCKNNEQIRQVGIEWAVQQAKELLDFGVPVLHFYTMGKSDNIRKIAEQIF is encoded by the coding sequence ATGAACGAACCGAAAGTAACCGAATATATTGCAGCGGCCGACAAAGCATTATTCTCTTTTGAATTGCTGCCTCCGCTAAAAGGACAGGATTTCAGTGCCATACAAAAAGCGATCGATCCGTTGATCGAATTCAACCCGGCTTTTATCAACATCACCTATCACCAGCAGGAAGTCGTGTATGATACGCTCGACAACGGTTTAATGCGCAAAAGAACCGTTCGGAAAAGACCGGGAACCGTAGGTATTTCGGCAGCCATCAAATACCGGTATGGCATTCCGGTAGTCCCTCATATCATCTGTGGCGGTTTTACCCGCGAAGAAACCGAAAATGCGCTCATCGACCTGAATTTCCTCGGAATAAAAAACCTGCTGGTTGTCCGTGGTGATCCGCCCGTAGGAATGAAAAATTTTGTTCCCGAACCGGAAGGAAACGAACATGCGCTGGATCTGGTAAAGCAAATTGCCGATCTGAACAAAGGACATTATCTTGAAAAAGACATTAAAAACAACCGGGCTACCGATTTTTGTATCGGCGTAGCCGGATATCCGGAAAAACACAACGAATCACCCAATCGCGAAAGCGATCTTCATTTTCTGAAAAAGAAAATCGAAGCCGGTGCCGAATACATTGTGACACAAATGTTTTTCGACAACCAGAAATATTTTGATTTTGTAAAAAGCTGCCGGGCCAAAGGCATTGACGTACCCATTATTCCCGGGTTAAAGCCCATCACATCCAAAAGCCAGATGATTTCATTGCCCCAAACATTTCATGTCGATTTACCCGAAACACTGGTAAAAGAAATGCTCAAGTGCAAAAACAACGAACAAATCCGCCAGGTAGGAATTGAATGGGCCGTACAACAAGCCAAAGAGCTGCTTGATTTTGGCGTGCCGGTACTTCATTTTTATACCATGGGTAAATCGGATAACATTCGAAAAATTGCCGAGCAGATTTTTTAA
- a CDS encoding glycyl-radical enzyme activating protein, with product MEGVIFDIKHYALHDGPGIRQTVFLKGCPLSCWWCHNPESRSRQPFTYVKEEKLDGRIVRETETVGYKIPVDELLDTIERDTLLFEESGGGVTFSGGEPLLQFDFLKTVLQQCRQREIHTCVDTTAYTEPEKLEAVARYTNLFLVDIKHMNEAAHRKFTGVSNRQILDNIRQLDRWDKTIIIRYPLIPGINDDESNLLQMMAFLSKLQQKPEISILPYHKIGSHKYARFGMEYKMNGVEEPSAEAVEEVKTLFENGGFSVNIGG from the coding sequence ATGGAAGGAGTTATTTTTGATATTAAACATTATGCCCTGCATGACGGACCGGGCATCCGGCAAACGGTTTTCCTGAAAGGTTGTCCGCTTTCGTGCTGGTGGTGTCATAATCCCGAAAGCCGCAGCCGGCAGCCGTTTACCTATGTCAAAGAAGAAAAACTGGATGGCCGGATTGTCCGCGAAACAGAAACCGTAGGTTATAAAATCCCGGTAGATGAGCTGTTGGATACAATAGAACGTGACACGCTGCTTTTTGAAGAATCAGGTGGCGGTGTAACTTTTTCGGGCGGTGAGCCGCTGCTGCAGTTCGATTTTCTGAAAACGGTTTTACAGCAATGCCGCCAGCGCGAAATTCATACCTGCGTGGACACCACGGCTTACACCGAACCCGAAAAACTGGAAGCGGTTGCCCGTTACACGAACCTGTTCCTTGTAGATATCAAACACATGAATGAGGCTGCTCACCGGAAATTCACCGGCGTAAGCAACAGGCAAATCCTGGATAACATCCGGCAGCTCGACCGGTGGGACAAAACAATCATTATCCGCTACCCGCTGATTCCGGGCATTAACGACGATGAAAGCAACCTGTTGCAAATGATGGCTTTTCTGTCGAAACTGCAGCAGAAACCTGAAATCAGCATCTTGCCGTACCACAAAATCGGCAGTCATAAATACGCCCGTTTCGGGATGGAATACAAAATGAACGGGGTGGAAGAACCTTCTGCCGAAGCCGTGGAAGAGGTAAAAACCCTTTTTGAAAACGGCGGCTTTTCCGTCAACATCGGCGGATAA
- the hypD gene encoding trans-4-hydroxy-L-proline dehydratase, with protein sequence MNNRIEKLRTQSQNAIPRISPERAQLVTRFYQSDIAGQVTVPVKRALALKYILENKTLCLNDDELIVGERGPAPKAVPTYPEITLHSLHDLEVLNSRPKVWFRVDDETKRIYKEEIIPFWKGKSNRDKIFARLDPAWKQAYEAGVFTEFQEQRAPGHTVLGKKMFGKGFLDLKNDIRQALEKLDYFNDREAYAKSEELKAMDIAADAILLYARRYADLLEQEAGKTTDTTRKAELLEMAAICRRVPAHAPQTFHEALQHYWFIHIGVITEVNPWDSFNPGRLDQHLWPFYQKELKAGTLTEEKAKELLEAFWVKFNNHPAPPKIGVTAKESSTYTDFALINLGGVNPDGSDAVNPLTYLILDVIEEMRLLQPSSMIQVSKKNPDRFIKRTARIIKTGFGQPSVFNTDAIVQELLNQGKSLEDARNGGASGCVETGAFGTESYILTGYFNLTKVFEITLHNGTDPMTGKKIGLETGDVTQFNTFDELMEAFKKQLHYFIDIKIKGNNLIDSVIMENLPVPFLSLFIDDCIANAKDYNAGGARYNTSYIQGVGLGTLTDVLTSIRYNVFEQQKYTLAQMLEAAAADFEGYDKLRNDLLNHTPKYGNDDDYADAQAVRIFNLFYEAVNGRPTVKGGHFRINMLPTTSHVYFGSVTGATLDGRKARKPLSEGISPFQGADRKGPSAVIRSAAKIDHLKTGGTLLNQKFNPSLLEDEKGLDALVQLIRTYFRMDGHHIQFNVVTAETLRDAQKHPEDHKDLIVRVAGYSDYFNDLGEELQNEIIRRTEHAAF encoded by the coding sequence ATGAATAACAGAATCGAAAAACTCAGAACCCAAAGCCAAAATGCCATTCCGCGTATTTCGCCCGAAAGGGCACAGCTTGTTACCCGCTTCTATCAAAGTGACATCGCCGGACAGGTAACCGTGCCGGTAAAACGGGCGCTGGCGCTGAAATATATCCTTGAAAATAAAACCCTCTGCCTGAACGATGACGAGCTGATTGTGGGCGAACGTGGTCCGGCGCCCAAAGCCGTGCCCACCTATCCCGAAATCACGCTGCACTCGCTGCACGACCTTGAAGTGCTCAACAGCCGGCCGAAAGTGTGGTTCCGCGTGGACGACGAAACCAAACGGATTTATAAAGAAGAAATCATCCCTTTCTGGAAAGGGAAATCGAACCGCGACAAAATTTTTGCCCGCCTCGACCCCGCATGGAAACAGGCTTATGAAGCCGGCGTGTTTACCGAATTTCAGGAACAACGTGCTCCGGGCCATACGGTGCTCGGAAAAAAGATGTTTGGCAAAGGTTTCCTCGACCTGAAAAACGACATCCGGCAGGCACTGGAAAAACTGGATTATTTCAACGACCGCGAAGCGTATGCCAAAAGTGAAGAGCTGAAAGCCATGGACATTGCTGCCGACGCCATACTGCTGTATGCCCGTCGTTACGCGGATTTGCTGGAACAGGAAGCCGGAAAAACCACCGACACCACACGAAAAGCTGAGTTGCTGGAAATGGCCGCCATTTGTCGCCGTGTGCCGGCCCATGCCCCGCAAACTTTCCACGAAGCCCTGCAGCATTACTGGTTTATCCACATCGGCGTAATTACCGAAGTGAACCCGTGGGACAGCTTTAACCCGGGCCGGCTCGACCAGCATCTGTGGCCGTTTTATCAAAAAGAACTGAAAGCCGGAACACTGACAGAGGAAAAAGCCAAAGAGCTGCTCGAAGCGTTTTGGGTGAAATTCAATAATCATCCGGCGCCCCCGAAAATCGGCGTTACCGCCAAAGAAAGCAGTACGTACACCGACTTTGCCCTCATCAACCTCGGCGGCGTAAACCCCGATGGCAGCGATGCCGTAAACCCGCTGACTTACCTGATATTGGATGTGATTGAAGAGATGCGCCTGTTGCAACCCAGCTCAATGATTCAGGTGAGCAAAAAGAACCCCGACCGGTTTATCAAACGTACGGCCCGCATCATCAAAACCGGATTTGGCCAGCCTTCGGTATTCAATACCGATGCTATTGTGCAGGAGCTGCTCAACCAGGGAAAAAGTCTGGAAGATGCCCGCAACGGCGGGGCCAGCGGCTGCGTGGAAACCGGGGCTTTCGGCACCGAAAGTTACATCCTCACTGGCTATTTCAACCTCACCAAAGTGTTCGAAATTACCCTGCACAACGGCACCGACCCGATGACCGGAAAGAAAATCGGCCTGGAAACCGGCGACGTTACGCAGTTCAACACTTTTGATGAGCTGATGGAAGCATTTAAAAAACAGTTACACTATTTCATTGACATCAAGATAAAAGGTAATAATCTGATTGATAGTGTCATTATGGAAAATCTGCCGGTGCCTTTTCTCTCTTTGTTCATCGACGACTGCATTGCCAATGCCAAAGATTACAACGCCGGTGGCGCGCGGTACAACACCAGCTACATTCAGGGAGTCGGGTTGGGCACACTCACCGACGTGCTGACATCCATTCGTTACAACGTGTTTGAACAGCAGAAATATACGCTTGCGCAGATGCTGGAAGCGGCGGCGGCCGACTTTGAGGGATACGATAAACTGCGGAACGATTTGCTGAACCATACGCCCAAGTACGGCAACGATGATGATTATGCCGATGCACAGGCCGTGCGGATTTTCAACCTGTTTTACGAAGCGGTTAACGGCCGGCCCACGGTAAAAGGCGGGCATTTTCGCATCAACATGCTGCCTACCACCTCGCATGTGTATTTCGGCAGCGTAACCGGTGCCACACTCGACGGCCGCAAAGCCCGCAAGCCGCTGTCCGAAGGGATTTCCCCATTTCAGGGAGCCGACCGCAAAGGCCCGTCGGCAGTAATTCGTTCGGCAGCCAAAATCGATCATTTGAAAACCGGCGGAACGCTGCTGAATCAAAAGTTTAATCCCTCGTTACTGGAAGATGAAAAAGGGCTGGATGCATTGGTACAACTTATCCGCACCTATTTCCGGATGGACGGACATCACATCCAGTTCAACGTGGTTACGGCCGAAACGCTGCGCGATGCCCAGAAACATCCGGAAGACCACAAAGACCTGATTGTCCGCGTAGCCGGCTACAGCGATTATTTTAACGATCTTGGCGAAGAGCTGCAAAACGAAATCATCCGCCGCACCGAGCATGCCGCGTTTTAA